The following DNA comes from Oncorhynchus masou masou isolate Uvic2021 chromosome 21, UVic_Omas_1.1, whole genome shotgun sequence.
CGGGAGCATAAAGAGGCGGCCAGGCAGCGGCGTCTCAGAGAGCTGGAGGAGAAGCGCTTTGTCTGGAATGCCGACCAGCAGCAGGCTGCTGGCGCAGGTAATGGCGGCTTCGGCCGCAGCAGCAGCGAGAACGACATGGATATGCTCACCAAGGAGGACCTCCTGGACTTCCTCCAGCAGCGTCCCGCCAGCCCCCACAGCCCCCTGGGTCGTTCAGCCAGCGCCCGTCGCCACCGCCACACCGTGGCCGCCATGGCCGACCGCGAGCTTAACGAATACCTGGAGCTGTTCGGCAGTGACACGGCACTACCAGCTGACTATGCCAACAAGTTCAACAGCCTGCCGCGCTCCGGCCGCACCCTCCATCGGAGAACCGCCACCTGTCTTGTGTCCCAGGATGACAACCACAAGCTGGGGAATGGGCAGCAGGTGCTGGCCACGTCACACCGGGCTGAGACGGAGCCCATCAGCCCCTTGGCCATGTACTCTTTCACAGGCTTTAATGCCAGCGAGGAACCgtataacaataataacaattacACGACCGTGGCCGAGGGGAGCTATCTGCCTCGCTCATGTCAGAACCGTAACGTCTTTCAGAAGACGCCCAACCCCGGAGCGAGCGTCACGGCACACATGAACGTCAGCGTGAAGAGGCACGCTCTAGTCCTGGGAATTCAACAGTTTGACCTCCCCAGTCCAAACAATAACACAAATCAAATGCACTTCATTGACCACAAAGACTTGGTGGTAACGGACTTGGAAATGAAGACGGAATCTCCAAAGACACTCATTTTGGATACCCCTCCTCCTTGTTCAAAGAGTTTGGAAAGAGGACCAGAGCCCGTGGCGTGGGAAGGTAAAATGCCGTCCTCTCAGTTTGTGGTTGGCTCGCTtcagaaggaggaagaggaggaaagcaGCACCGTCTCCTCAACCACCTGTGATATGCCCCTCCCTCTTGACCCCTCCGTATCCAATAAGACACCGGTGTTCTACATCTTAGACTGCACAGAAACGGACTGCTCCGTAGCGCTTGACTACTCTGAGATCGAAAGCTTGCCTCTAATGAGGGAAGGATTGGTCCCCGATGTAAAAAACACTGACTGCAACAACATCCAGGGGAACCTTCGAGACCCCAGCTCACTATCCTCCAACTCCAACTTTGATTCAACATCCAAAAACAatcagtctgtctctgcctccacaAATGAGCTGTCGGTGTCAAAGTCCACAGACGAACGTGCCCCATCCATTGGCTCACTCGTCACCACGGAAGAGGGGGACACAGATAGCTGGGACACAGCAGAGGCTAGGCAGGTGGGCGAGAAAGCTGTACAGACATATAGCTATAAACCAACACACGCCAAGACCAAGAATGTGTCAAAAGTTTCCAAAAACAGCAAAGTGGGTTGCGGCGTCAGGATATTGACCACCACTGAGAACCAGGGCATGCGGAAGGTGGTGCCCATCACCAAGCTAAGCCGGACTGGCCGTAATGCCAGGCGGGTGGAGAGACCCGCCGGAGGCCATGAGGGTGCCAGGCAGCCGCTCATCGACAAGAGCTCCCCAGCCAGGGAGATGGTTGAGAAGACCGGTTGGCCCGCCCGCTACTCCAGCTTGCCCCCAGAGACCAAATCTCAGGGGAACGCTGCCCTCTCTGGCTGGGCACGTGACCTCAACCTGCGAAAGCCCTCCTTCCGCAAGCCCAGCGCCAAGCCGCTGAGGAACCTGCCCAAGGCACCGCCGGAGGAGAAGATGTGCCGCTCCACCATGAGAGCCCTGGCTGCTCATGCCCAAGGTCAGGTTAGGACACCCTCTGAGGCTAGCGCCCCCGAGACACCTACTCACAGCTCCAAAACCCCATCAGCCACCCTGCCTGGCTGGGCACGCAACACTGTGGCCTCCTCCTCTCGGACCACCAAGAAGGAACTCGCTCCAACCCTCTCCAACCCCCTGACCCCCTCCAGGagcccctctctcctgtcccggAGCAGCTCCCAGAGTCAAGCACCCGCTCGGCCGCAAGCTGCTGCCACAACCACACCTCCTGCCAAAGGGGGACAGCATTCACCCCggggggaggagaaggaaaagGCCCAAGAGGGTGGTCTGCAGAGGGTGCAGAGCGTCAGGGAATCAACTCGGGCGAGCACTCAGCGTAGCGACACCCTCCCATCGCCACCCACCCGTGAGCGCTCACGCAAGAGCAGCAGCTTCTCCGAAAAATCTGTCCAATCCACTACGTCATGTAGGACCATCAAGCCCACCTGGAAATAGAACTCAAATATGGTGGAACTTGATTGGAGCAAGAGAGGAAGAAATGTACTATGGTTTTCCCCATATACTGTAGACTGACATTTTGTGTCCTCTTTCATTAGCTACTCTAAGACATCCAACCTCATCCATATCAAGTCATTATACAGGGCTCCGTCAACACGTATTGTATGAACTGCAAAAATATATAATGCACTGTATTCTTCATGAGCCCCCATTTGTTTTTGAGCATTCTTCACGGGGAGACAGAACTGACAAATGGCAAAATCCCCCTTTTTTCCTTCTTTGCCTGTGTTGTGGTCTTAAACTCTATTTAATTAGGTATAATAACAtgacaaaaaagaaaaaaaaatatgatGCTTTTTTTACAACCCATTTTAAGATGGTGTTTACAATGGTATTTACTTAAAAACGATGTGGTAGTAACAATGGATATTTTCTGGTACTCACCTCAAAGAATTCAACACTATTGGTAATTTACTGTTACCAAATGGCACATAGCGACACGTGTGTCAACATATCTCGTGCGATTACTATGCAATTATTAGATAATTACCATTTAAACAAGTACTTTCTAGGTAACTACCTGGTAAACAATGACTAAAATGAAGTGTTACTGAAAACCCACTACTGAACATGCTTGAATGCTGCTAATTAGCTTTGACAATTTGGGGACTGTGTTAGTGTCTTCATTCAGGGTATGAGCTTTGTAAGACGCTGCCTTGCTGCTGTTGTTATTGAGACTTTCCGTGGTTCTCTACTTTCCTTTGCACAGCCATACTATACAGTAGCCTGGAGTCCACACTGTATATTGCTCTGTTTTTCACTTTACTGATTTAGTCTGAGTCTGATCCAATAGGGTTCATTTGGAATTGGCAAAAAAGAGCTGGTCCAATCAGTGTCTTCTCAGATACTATGTGCGGGACAATAATGAAAATAACTATTCAGGGCCTTATTCACTAGAAACCAAACGGGGGGACGGAATAAGAAACAAAGAAACAACTGTTTTCATTTTCCGTTTGCACTAAAGAATATGACCCTGGCTCAGTGTAATTGTACTCCTCAGCAGCTGGCCACTGAGTTCCTTTCCCGCTCCACTGAAGTTATACCGCGGTTATACTTGACATTTCAAAAATAGTATATagtaaaaaaaaatccaaaataAGAGGCCACAGAAGAAATGTCCATAGGCCCCATTTAATCCAACCGGGTATCCGGGTTTCCGGGGTTAAGATAAATAGACATTATTGTTGATGTGCTGCATTGTCTTGGACAAAATTATATGTGTAGTCAGACATTAGGCAACTGAACTATATTTGAATTCTGATGTCAATGAAGTTGAAGAATTGTGTTTTTCACTTGTTTTGGATATCTGGTTGTCAGTGTTTGATTGAATCAGGTATCCTATTGTGTACTGAGTTATGTACATTAACTATTACTATTAGCAGGTACAGAAAGTTATTGAGTCATTATCCTCTGTTTATGATACTCCAGTTAGTCCTTTGCTATGATTCCACTGTAAAGTTTTACCTTTACCTCTTAGAATACAGTACATGCCAAGGGTGTACTTTGTCATGCAATGCATTTTCATGTACTTGTGGTACTTTTGACATTTGTATGTATATATCAATAACGAGCAATGTTTCTAAATGCTCTTGATAAAACGCCTCCATTCAAGCATGGAGTAGAAGTGCACACAAAGGAAATATTTTTCCTGCTTTATGCTATAGCTAGACCAACACTAACGCTATGAAAAACATTGAACATGTAGCTCTTCAGACTGAAGTAACACCCAACAtggtgttgtttgtctctgcGTTTTGTCACAATAATCGTCTTTGTAATCCTCAACTTCTTTACTGTGAGTGTTGTCATCTCCTGATTTTTGTATTACTTGACATTGTGTAATTGTGTTCCTTGACCGCCATCGGTCGTGATCAAAGTAATACTGTAGATTCTTCCGCCCTGCAATTGCTCCTCACTACACTGGTTCCAGATCGGTTTGTGCTGTCTTCTTGACTCCTATGGTCATTGGCAagccagcacaaacagatctggaaccaggccaGCTTGTCACACCAGTTGCCTTTCAAACAGCATTGTGCCATtgacataaacaacaacaactagAGTGAATTAACTTGAAGCTTGATGTTGCCGTCCCATAATCAGTGTCTCCTAAA
Coding sequences within:
- the LOC135508589 gene encoding FH2 domain-containing protein 1-like, which produces MSSLSLTNESENCSSECSSSAASTTSDLSPMLGHIPSASTLPSPFPNGHHLHPTTLPHHYTPPPPPPLPPNTPPPPPPPPTSLSSHGVWKKRQVRSFFWKPIPEEKVRGQPNIWTMAVRCQQLYQIDVRSVEELFGQPEEVQGRGCVPATSGSSSARITRSRSFKENKDKISILDSKRGMNVGIFLRQFKKSNHSIVEDIRQGNGKLYGAELLKDLLKLLPESEEVKKLRAFKGDSSKLTLADSFMYLLIQVPRFELRIEAMVLREEFFQSCAVMSHEIDVIRVATKELMTCEELHAILHLVLQAGNIMNAGGYAGNAVGFKLSSLLSLANTKANKPGMNLLHFVALEAQKKDEKLLMFPEKLQDIQSASRISVENIELEFSSLYVRTRSLEEKVQSDPELLEQLNPFLQCSTRTLQDLKRCRLDLRKEGKSLIDFFCEDKDTFMLDECFRIFQDFCLKFKKAVKDNREREHKEAARQRRLRELEEKRFVWNADQQQAAGAGNGGFGRSSSENDMDMLTKEDLLDFLQQRPASPHSPLGRSASARRHRHTVAAMADRELNEYLELFGSDTALPADYANKFNSLPRSGRTLHRRTATCLVSQDDNHKLGNGQQVLATSHRAETEPISPLAMYSFTGFNASEEPYNNNNNYTTVAEGSYLPRSCQNRNVFQKTPNPGASVTAHMNVSVKRHALVLGIQQFDLPSPNNNTNQMHFIDHKDLVVTDLEMKTESPKTLILDTPPPCSKSLERGPEPVAWEGKMPSSQFVVGSLQKEEEEESSTVSSTTCDMPLPLDPSVSNKTPVFYILDCTETDCSVALDYSEIESLPLMREGLVPDVKNTDCNNIQGNLRDPSSLSSNSNFDSTSKNNQSVSASTNELSVSKSTDERAPSIGSLVTTEEGDTDSWDTAEARQVGEKAVQTYSYKPTHAKTKNVSKVSKNSKVGCGVRILTTTENQGMRKVVPITKLSRTGRNARRVERPAGGHEGARQPLIDKSSPAREMVEKTGWPARYSSLPPETKSQGNAALSGWARDLNLRKPSFRKPSAKPLRNLPKAPPEEKMCRSTMRALAAHAQGQVRTPSEASAPETPTHSSKTPSATLPGWARNTVASSSRTTKKELAPTLSNPLTPSRSPSLLSRSSSQSQAPARPQAAATTTPPAKGGQHSPRGEEKEKAQEGGLQRVQSVRESTRASTQRSDTLPSPPTRERSRKSSSFSEKSVQSTTSCRTIKPTWK